The Rhizobium sp. BT03 genome has a window encoding:
- a CDS encoding GrpB family protein, with product MRAIKVVDYDPSWPRLFAEISAEISILLGNLVLSVDHIGSTSVPGLPAKPKIDLDVVTISDDVLPMAIEMVRAADFVFHGDRGEKRWAFTRDHEAYGFKLYLCGRGNRAHRERILFRDYLRHHSERATAYADLKRRLAAEAGGDWDFYTGGKTAFVGETLRLASLKT from the coding sequence ATGCGCGCCATCAAAGTGGTCGATTACGATCCATCCTGGCCGCGGCTCTTTGCTGAAATCAGCGCCGAGATCTCCATCCTGCTCGGCAATCTCGTGCTGTCCGTCGACCATATCGGCAGTACTTCGGTGCCTGGCCTGCCGGCCAAGCCGAAGATCGACCTCGATGTCGTGACGATCTCCGACGACGTTCTGCCGATGGCGATCGAAATGGTGCGCGCTGCCGATTTTGTCTTTCACGGCGATAGGGGAGAGAAACGCTGGGCCTTCACCCGCGATCATGAAGCCTATGGCTTCAAGCTCTATCTTTGCGGCCGCGGTAATCGCGCCCATCGGGAGCGCATCCTGTTTCGCGACTATCTCCGGCATCACTCCGAAAGGGCCACGGCCTATGCCGATCTGAAACGCCGGCTGGCTGCGGAAGCAGGCGGCGATTGGGATTTCTACACCGGCGGCAAGACCGCGTTCGTCGGCGAGACGCTGCGATTGGCAAGCCTGAAGACGTGA
- the phnE gene encoding phosphonate ABC transporter, permease protein PhnE, whose translation MTVIDANRMNEIEARYPEYFHRSFRQRFGGLMILIATLLYSLYAVWFFDLPKLFAEAHWERVGIYLSQWVSYDVQPDFRIQDDGSIEVRYPRFSPLGDNPHPDWLVDNPDGSITVSISGASRSVTVSKSRTIVTAHGISVPVDVTSGAPKVVGPVPGWMTVYDDNVLADLGFAGNVSISVDRVKIRKRFIGWANFIFDTQSSFFDKPVGEVVSLIVSRPRIKPDQSNLSLAFDDIWNNSEWQHGDVWTKLFQTIVMAFLGTLLGSLAAFPLAFLAARNITPNRLLNQILKRFFDFLRSVDMLIWALFLTRAFGPGPLAGSGAIFLTETGTLGKLYSEGLENIDNKPREGIQSTGAQTVLVHRYGIMPQIVPVIVSQTLYQWESNVRGATIIGAVGAGGIGLKLWEAMRTNANWENVAYMVILILIVVFIFDAASNALRHRLMGTKTH comes from the coding sequence ATGACGGTGATCGATGCAAACCGCATGAACGAAATCGAAGCGCGCTATCCGGAATATTTCCACCGGTCGTTCCGCCAGCGTTTCGGCGGGCTGATGATCCTGATCGCGACGCTGCTCTACAGCCTCTATGCCGTCTGGTTCTTCGACCTGCCCAAGCTATTCGCCGAAGCCCATTGGGAGCGCGTCGGCATCTATCTCAGCCAATGGGTGAGCTACGACGTTCAGCCGGACTTCCGCATCCAGGACGACGGCTCGATCGAGGTGCGGTATCCGCGTTTCTCGCCGCTCGGCGACAATCCGCATCCGGACTGGCTGGTCGACAATCCCGACGGCAGCATCACCGTTTCGATCAGCGGCGCCAGCCGCTCCGTCACCGTCTCGAAGAGCCGGACGATCGTCACCGCGCATGGCATCAGCGTCCCCGTCGACGTCACGAGCGGTGCGCCGAAGGTGGTCGGGCCGGTGCCCGGCTGGATGACCGTCTATGACGACAATGTGCTTGCCGATCTCGGCTTTGCCGGCAATGTCAGCATCTCCGTCGACCGGGTGAAAATCCGCAAGCGTTTCATCGGCTGGGCGAATTTCATCTTCGACACGCAGTCCTCCTTCTTCGACAAGCCGGTTGGCGAGGTCGTCAGCCTCATCGTCTCCAGGCCGCGCATCAAGCCCGACCAGTCCAACCTGTCGCTCGCCTTCGACGACATCTGGAACAACAGCGAATGGCAGCACGGCGATGTCTGGACCAAGCTTTTCCAGACGATCGTCATGGCATTCCTCGGAACGCTGCTGGGGTCGCTTGCCGCTTTCCCGCTCGCCTTCCTGGCGGCGCGCAACATCACACCGAACCGGCTGCTCAATCAGATCCTCAAGCGCTTCTTCGATTTCCTGCGCTCGGTCGACATGCTGATATGGGCGCTGTTCCTGACGCGCGCCTTCGGTCCCGGCCCGCTTGCCGGTTCCGGCGCAATCTTCCTCACCGAGACCGGCACGCTCGGCAAGCTCTATTCCGAAGGGCTGGAGAATATCGACAACAAGCCGCGGGAAGGCATCCAATCGACCGGCGCCCAGACCGTGCTCGTCCATCGTTACGGCATTATGCCGCAGATCGTCCCTGTTATCGTCAGCCAGACCCTCTACCAGTGGGAATCGAACGTGCGTGGCGCCACCATCATCGGCGCCGTCGGCGCGGGCGGCATCGGCCTGAAACTCTGGGAGGCGATGCGCACCAACGCCAACTGGGAAAACGTCGCCTATATGGTCATCCTGATCCTGATCGTCGTCTTCATTTTCGACGCCGCTTCGAACGCGCTGCGCCACCGACTGATGGGCACGAAAACCCACTGA
- a CDS encoding ABC transporter ATP-binding protein, translating into MAAPRIRFERISKSFGLHQVVKDLSLDIERGEFVSLLGPSGSGKTTLLMMLAGFENPTAGGIFLDGRRIDHLPPHRREMGVVFQNYALFPHMSIADNIAFPLRMRGVGRSEIEERVKRALEMVQLSAMSGRKPAQLSGGQQQRVALARSLVFEPTVVLMDEPLGALDKQLREQMQLDIRALHKRLELTVVFVTHDQSEALTMSDRIAVFNRGNIEQIGTPRDIYDRPQTRAVAEFIGETNLIEGTVKATGTTGTSVEIADGRHVIVPGSNSLAVGSRVHISVRPERISLAARGIGAAANALPAKILDSVYQGDHLRVQLDEDAFRFVVRTDMRSAEWPVGADVVAHFTPEDCWVIAA; encoded by the coding sequence ATGGCTGCGCCGCGCATACGCTTTGAAAGAATCTCCAAATCCTTTGGCCTGCATCAGGTCGTCAAAGACCTGTCGCTCGACATCGAGAGGGGCGAATTCGTCAGCCTTCTGGGACCTTCGGGTTCAGGCAAGACGACTTTGCTGATGATGCTGGCGGGATTCGAAAACCCGACCGCCGGCGGCATTTTTCTCGACGGCCGCCGCATCGATCATCTGCCTCCGCATCGGCGTGAAATGGGTGTCGTCTTCCAGAACTATGCGCTCTTTCCGCATATGTCGATCGCCGACAACATCGCCTTTCCTCTCAGGATGCGCGGTGTCGGTCGCAGCGAGATCGAAGAACGCGTGAAACGCGCCCTTGAGATGGTGCAGCTGTCGGCCATGAGTGGCCGCAAGCCCGCCCAGCTTTCCGGCGGACAGCAGCAGCGCGTGGCGCTTGCCCGGTCCCTGGTGTTCGAGCCGACGGTGGTGCTGATGGACGAGCCGCTTGGGGCACTCGACAAACAATTGCGCGAACAGATGCAACTCGACATCCGCGCCCTTCACAAGCGCCTGGAACTGACCGTGGTATTCGTGACCCATGATCAATCCGAGGCGCTGACCATGTCGGACCGGATTGCGGTCTTCAACCGCGGCAATATCGAGCAGATCGGTACGCCGCGCGACATCTACGACCGCCCGCAGACACGCGCCGTCGCCGAATTCATCGGCGAAACCAATCTGATAGAAGGAACGGTCAAGGCAACGGGCACGACCGGCACCTCGGTCGAGATCGCCGATGGACGGCATGTGATCGTGCCTGGCAGTAATTCGCTGGCCGTCGGCAGCCGCGTCCATATTTCCGTTCGCCCAGAGCGCATTTCCTTGGCGGCTCGCGGCATCGGCGCGGCGGCAAACGCCCTGCCGGCAAAAATACTCGATAGCGTCTATCAGGGCGACCATTTGCGGGTGCAGCTCGATGAGGATGCCTTCCGCTTCGTGGTGCGGACCGACATGCGATCGGCGGAATGGCCGGTCGGAGCCGATGTGGTGGCGCACTTCACGCCTGAAGACTGCTGGGTGATTGCAGCATGA
- the phnE gene encoding phosphonate ABC transporter, permease protein PhnE, whose product MTVAEIQPHMQSTQEIRTAWERMVARRRFYTVLGLVILIAAFVSSVRFADESNAGHFFDRLPHLFDFLSWLIPKDWNDVWRALFDIASVNDRGGEEFNFDKGRVYISGAFYIPEYFELMIVTINVALLSTLIAFVFAVPLSFFAARNLTASWPLRVFTKRLMEFLRAFPEIVIAGLFSAILSIGPVAAIIAITLHTIGALGKLFYEVAENIDMKPHEGMKAVGANWWERVRFAALPQVLPNFTSYALLRLEINVRASTIIGAVGGGGIGEELKLSISRGFGAKTMALVLLLFVTIVAVDQFSAWLRRRLVGEHAFLLQH is encoded by the coding sequence ATGACTGTTGCCGAGATACAGCCGCACATGCAGAGTACGCAGGAGATCCGCACAGCCTGGGAGCGGATGGTCGCCAGGCGCCGTTTCTACACCGTGCTCGGCCTGGTGATCCTGATTGCGGCCTTCGTCAGTTCCGTCCGCTTCGCCGACGAGAGCAATGCCGGCCATTTCTTCGACCGCCTGCCGCATCTCTTCGACTTTTTGAGCTGGCTCATCCCCAAGGACTGGAACGATGTCTGGCGCGCGCTGTTCGACATTGCGAGCGTCAACGACAGGGGCGGCGAGGAATTCAATTTCGACAAGGGCCGCGTCTATATCTCGGGCGCCTTCTACATTCCCGAATATTTCGAGCTGATGATCGTCACGATCAACGTGGCGCTGCTTTCGACGCTCATCGCCTTCGTGTTTGCCGTTCCCTTGAGCTTCTTTGCCGCCCGCAACCTGACGGCTTCGTGGCCGCTGCGCGTCTTCACCAAGCGCCTGATGGAATTCCTGCGCGCCTTTCCCGAGATCGTCATTGCCGGCCTGTTTTCGGCGATCCTGTCGATCGGACCCGTCGCCGCCATCATCGCCATCACCCTGCATACGATCGGCGCGCTCGGTAAACTTTTCTACGAAGTGGCCGAGAATATCGACATGAAGCCGCATGAGGGCATGAAGGCCGTCGGTGCCAACTGGTGGGAGCGCGTGCGTTTCGCCGCCCTGCCGCAGGTGCTGCCGAATTTCACCTCCTATGCGCTGCTGCGGCTCGAGATCAACGTGCGCGCCTCGACCATTATCGGCGCCGTCGGCGGCGGCGGCATCGGCGAGGAACTGAAGCTTTCGATCTCGCGCGGCTTCGGCGCCAAGACGATGGCGCTCGTTCTGCTGCTGTTCGTGACGATCGTCGCCGTCGACCAGTTCTCCGCATGGCTGCGCCGCCGCCTCGTCGGCGAGCATGCCTTCCTCCTGCAACATTGA
- a CDS encoding DUF1045 domain-containing protein, whose protein sequence is MRYALYFSPPKDDPLTGAASLWLGRDAFAGETYAAPDDAQLGAAEQFELTADPRRYGFHATIKAPFSLAASVTEKDLMAVVEEFAARTEAFEVPELVLGQLGRFFALVPGSLHQPLQDFASKVVKSFEPFRAALTEADMARRNPEKLSDSQRANLQRWGYPYVMEDFGFHMTLTGQVPETRAAVMKAILTERFADFIGRPLSISGLAVFTEETRGAPFKVHSWLPLSGAKS, encoded by the coding sequence TTGCGCTACGCTCTCTATTTCTCGCCGCCGAAGGATGATCCCCTGACCGGCGCGGCCTCGCTCTGGCTCGGCCGCGATGCCTTTGCCGGCGAGACCTATGCTGCACCTGACGATGCGCAGCTCGGTGCGGCAGAGCAGTTCGAGCTGACCGCCGACCCGCGCCGCTACGGCTTTCACGCGACGATCAAGGCGCCGTTTTCGCTTGCCGCCTCGGTCACCGAGAAGGATCTCATGGCTGTCGTCGAGGAGTTTGCCGCGCGCACTGAAGCCTTCGAGGTTCCCGAGCTCGTGCTCGGTCAGCTCGGCCGTTTTTTTGCCCTCGTTCCCGGTTCTCTTCATCAACCTCTTCAGGATTTCGCCTCGAAGGTGGTAAAGTCCTTCGAACCGTTCCGCGCAGCGCTTACCGAGGCCGATATGGCGCGGCGCAACCCGGAGAAGCTCAGCGACAGCCAGCGCGCCAATCTGCAGCGCTGGGGTTATCCTTACGTGATGGAGGATTTCGGCTTCCACATGACGCTCACCGGCCAGGTGCCCGAGACACGCGCCGCAGTGATGAAAGCCATTCTGACCGAGCGTTTTGCCGATTTCATCGGCCGGCCGCTGTCGATTTCCGGCCTTGCCGTCTTCACCGAGGAGACGCGCGGCGCCCCGTTCAAAGTTCATTCCTGGCTGCCGCTTTCCGGCGCCAAAAGCTGA
- the phnD gene encoding phosphonate ABC transporter substrate-binding protein, translating into MLKKALFAATALFALAGAANAADLKEFRIGILGGENETDRLRNYACLADHLKQEFGFEKVSLFPAADYDGVIQGLLGGTLDFAELGASGYAAVHIKDPKAVTPILTTQQKDGSTGYYSIGLALKSSGIKSIKDAKGKKLGYADPDSTSGYLVPLTQIPKDTGMPNEKFFASTQFNGGHENNLLAAYDGKVDVAVDDSSGIGDFKDGYTSGTFRKEVDKGAVDPNKLVEVWRSPLIPNGPLVVRNALGQEWQKKLAAFFAALPEKDHKCFAAIEGGDYKGYSPVKHDFYNAVVEVRKAAIGG; encoded by the coding sequence ATGTTGAAGAAAGCACTCTTTGCGGCAACGGCGCTGTTTGCGCTCGCCGGCGCCGCCAATGCCGCAGACCTCAAGGAATTCCGCATCGGCATTCTCGGCGGCGAAAACGAAACCGACCGCCTGCGCAACTATGCCTGCCTCGCCGACCATCTGAAGCAGGAATTCGGCTTCGAGAAGGTGTCGCTGTTCCCGGCCGCAGATTATGACGGCGTCATCCAGGGCCTGCTCGGCGGCACGCTCGACTTCGCCGAACTCGGCGCTTCCGGCTACGCAGCCGTCCACATCAAGGATCCAAAGGCGGTTACGCCGATCCTGACGACGCAGCAGAAGGACGGCTCGACCGGCTACTACTCGATCGGCCTGGCGCTGAAATCATCAGGCATCAAGTCCATCAAGGACGCTAAGGGCAAGAAGCTCGGCTACGCCGACCCGGATTCCACCTCGGGCTATCTCGTGCCGCTGACGCAGATCCCGAAGGATACGGGCATGCCGAACGAAAAGTTCTTCGCCTCGACGCAGTTCAACGGCGGCCACGAGAACAACCTTCTCGCCGCTTACGACGGCAAGGTCGACGTTGCCGTCGACGACAGCTCGGGCATCGGCGATTTCAAGGACGGCTACACCTCCGGCACCTTCCGCAAGGAAGTCGACAAGGGCGCCGTCGACCCGAACAAGCTGGTCGAAGTCTGGCGTTCGCCGCTGATCCCGAACGGCCCGCTCGTCGTTCGCAACGCTCTCGGCCAGGAGTGGCAGAAGAAGCTCGCAGCTTTCTTCGCGGCCCTGCCTGAGAAGGATCACAAGTGCTTCGCCGCTATCGAAGGCGGCGACTACAAGGGCTACTCCCCCGTCAAGCACGACTTCTACAACGCCGTCGTCGAAGTCCGCAAAGCTGCCATCGGCGGCTGA
- the phnN gene encoding phosphonate metabolism protein/1,5-bisphosphokinase (PRPP-forming) PhnN, giving the protein MSPYEPHPGAGAERGIMVVVVGPSGAGKDTLMNLAARHFAGRADVHFTRRVITRHRDAGGEDHLSVSLQGFAAMEQSGSFAVWWEAHGLKYGIPAEVSVALSRGHVVVANGSRSALHRFQAAFPRLKVINVTARPEVLASRLEARGRETHEDIMARLARGPLTVRGDYDVAELDNSGSLEEAKQKMVTILDGLLAEVH; this is encoded by the coding sequence ATGAGCCCGTACGAACCCCATCCAGGAGCCGGAGCCGAGCGCGGCATTATGGTCGTCGTCGTCGGGCCGAGCGGCGCCGGCAAGGACACGCTGATGAACCTTGCCGCGCGGCATTTCGCCGGCCGCGCCGACGTTCATTTCACCCGCCGCGTCATCACCCGCCACCGCGACGCCGGCGGCGAAGACCATCTTTCCGTCTCCCTCCAAGGGTTTGCCGCCATGGAGCAGTCGGGCTCCTTCGCCGTCTGGTGGGAGGCGCACGGCTTGAAATACGGTATTCCGGCCGAGGTCTCGGTGGCATTGTCGCGCGGCCATGTCGTCGTCGCCAACGGTTCCCGCTCGGCGCTTCACCGTTTCCAGGCGGCTTTCCCGCGGCTCAAGGTGATCAACGTCACCGCTCGCCCGGAAGTGCTCGCCAGCCGGCTGGAGGCGCGCGGGCGTGAGACGCATGAGGATATCATGGCCAGGCTTGCCCGCGGGCCGCTGACCGTGCGCGGCGACTACGACGTCGCGGAGCTCGACAATAGCGGCTCGCTCGAAGAGGCCAAGCAGAAGATGGTCACGATCCTCGACGGGCTGCTCGCCGAAGTCCATTGA
- a CDS encoding ABC transporter substrate-binding protein: protein MTALGLLSLALTTVPGATRDLTIASWGGNFQDAQREIYFKPFSKVTGKPLLDEGWDGGIGVLQAKVKAGNPAWDAVEVEADELSLGCADGLFEKVDWSKLGGKDAFLPSAVSDCGVGAIVWSTAIAYDGARIADGPKSWADFWDVKKFLGKRALRKGPKYTLEFALMADGVPADKVYDVLATPEGIDRAFAKLDALKPHLVWWTSGAQPLQLLASGEVAMTSAYNGRITGINRSEGRQFKVVWPGSIYAVDSWVVLKGAENKDAAFDFIAFASKAENQAKLPQYIAYGLPNKEAGKSVPPDQLADLPTTQANMQESVSLDTDFWIDNSEALTKRFDAWLAQ, encoded by the coding sequence ATGACGGCTCTCGGCCTGCTATCGCTGGCGCTCACCACGGTGCCGGGCGCGACCCGGGATCTTACCATCGCGTCCTGGGGCGGGAATTTTCAGGATGCGCAGCGGGAGATCTATTTCAAGCCATTCTCCAAGGTGACCGGCAAGCCTCTGCTCGACGAAGGCTGGGACGGCGGTATCGGCGTCCTTCAGGCAAAGGTCAAGGCGGGGAATCCCGCCTGGGATGCCGTCGAGGTCGAAGCCGACGAACTCTCGCTCGGCTGCGCCGACGGACTTTTCGAGAAGGTGGACTGGAGCAAGCTTGGCGGCAAGGATGCATTTCTGCCTTCCGCGGTGAGCGATTGCGGCGTCGGCGCCATCGTCTGGTCGACCGCCATCGCCTATGATGGTGCGAGGATTGCCGATGGCCCCAAGTCCTGGGCCGATTTTTGGGACGTGAAGAAATTCCTCGGCAAGCGCGCCCTGCGCAAGGGACCGAAATACACGCTCGAATTCGCGCTGATGGCCGACGGCGTGCCGGCGGACAAAGTTTATGACGTCCTGGCGACGCCTGAGGGCATCGACCGCGCCTTCGCCAAGCTTGACGCGTTGAAACCGCACCTTGTCTGGTGGACCTCTGGCGCCCAGCCGCTGCAACTGCTGGCTTCCGGCGAAGTGGCCATGACCAGTGCCTATAATGGCCGCATCACCGGCATCAACCGCTCCGAAGGCCGTCAGTTCAAAGTTGTCTGGCCGGGCAGCATCTATGCCGTGGATAGTTGGGTCGTTCTGAAGGGCGCCGAAAACAAGGATGCGGCCTTCGACTTCATCGCCTTCGCCAGCAAAGCGGAAAACCAGGCGAAACTGCCGCAATATATCGCCTACGGCCTGCCGAACAAGGAAGCCGGCAAGAGCGTGCCGCCGGACCAGCTGGCCGACTTGCCCACCACCCAGGCCAACATGCAGGAATCAGTCAGCCTTGATACGGACTTCTGGATCGACAATTCGGAAGCGCTGACCAAGAGATTCGACGCCTGGCTGGCACAATAA
- a CDS encoding alpha-D-ribose 1-methylphosphonate 5-triphosphate diphosphatase: MSRETVFSNARIVLEDDILAGSIVIRDGKIADISEGNSVAGEDFEGDYVIPGLVELHTDHLEGHYQPRPGIRWNKTAAVQAHDAQIVTSGITTVFDCLRMGADEDGGFEHGEMREMADAIQSAEKEGRLRAEHLLHLRCEVSADNVLEHFADFEKDRHVRLVSLMDHAPGQRQFQTMDQYIFYYQKKRGLSDEAFARFVAKRQAESARNSTPHRNAIAKVCAERGITVASHDDATLSHVDEAIDNGVRLAEFPTSFDAARASHDHGMSVLMGAPNIVRGKSHSGNIAARDLAEMGVLDVLSSDYVPLSLLHAPFILADEVESITLPKAIAMVTSTPARTVSLDDRGRIATGLRADLVRVHRSHGVPVTRSVWRQGRRVA, encoded by the coding sequence ATGAGCAGAGAGACCGTGTTTTCCAACGCCCGCATCGTTCTCGAGGATGATATCCTCGCTGGCTCGATTGTCATTCGCGACGGCAAGATCGCCGATATTTCCGAAGGCAACTCGGTAGCCGGCGAAGATTTCGAAGGCGACTATGTCATTCCCGGCCTCGTCGAGCTACATACCGATCACCTCGAAGGCCATTATCAGCCGCGGCCCGGCATCCGCTGGAACAAGACAGCCGCGGTCCAGGCGCATGACGCCCAGATCGTCACATCGGGCATTACCACGGTGTTCGACTGCCTGCGCATGGGCGCGGACGAGGACGGCGGCTTCGAACATGGCGAGATGCGCGAGATGGCCGACGCCATCCAGTCGGCGGAGAAGGAAGGCAGGCTGCGCGCCGAGCATCTCCTCCACCTGCGCTGCGAGGTTTCGGCCGACAATGTGCTCGAACATTTCGCCGATTTCGAAAAGGACCGGCATGTGCGCCTGGTCTCGCTGATGGATCATGCGCCCGGCCAGCGGCAGTTCCAGACGATGGATCAATATATCTTCTACTATCAGAAGAAGCGCGGCCTGAGCGACGAGGCCTTCGCCCGTTTCGTCGCCAAGCGCCAGGCGGAATCGGCGCGCAACTCGACGCCGCATCGCAACGCCATCGCCAAGGTCTGCGCCGAGCGCGGCATCACAGTCGCAAGCCATGACGATGCGACACTCTCGCATGTCGACGAGGCGATCGACAACGGCGTGCGGCTTGCCGAATTCCCGACCAGCTTCGATGCCGCCCGCGCCTCGCACGACCATGGCATGAGCGTGCTGATGGGCGCGCCGAACATCGTGCGCGGCAAGTCCCATTCCGGCAATATCGCCGCCCGCGACCTTGCCGAGATGGGCGTGCTCGACGTGCTGTCCTCCGATTACGTGCCGCTCAGCCTGCTGCATGCGCCCTTCATCCTGGCCGATGAAGTCGAGAGCATCACCCTGCCGAAGGCGATCGCCATGGTGACCTCGACGCCGGCGCGCACCGTCAGCCTCGACGATCGCGGCCGGATCGCCACCGGGCTGCGCGCCGATCTCGTCCGCGTCCACCGTTCGCATGGCGTGCCGGTGACACGCTCCGTCTGGCGCCAAGGACGCCGTGTCGCATGA
- the phnC gene encoding phosphonate ABC transporter ATP-binding protein: MFELKDVTRRFGNKLAVDTVTLAIPQGQMVGIIGRSGAGKSTLLRMINRLQEPSSGSIHFAGVEVSGLRGRALRNWQRDCAMIFQQFNLVPRLDVLTNVMLGRLNHRSTFLSLLNIFTREERVHAIAALERLGIEQTALQAAGTLSGGQQQRVAIARALMQNPKMVLADEPIASLDPLNAKIVMDALRDINEREGITVITNLHTLDTARNYCERIVGMAGGRVVFDGKPSELTAEVVRAIYGTGKDGAGIDETMTSTSINPAPERAGNQSAGTQPLALAGL, translated from the coding sequence ATGTTCGAGCTGAAGGATGTCACCCGCCGTTTCGGAAATAAACTCGCCGTCGATACCGTCACGCTCGCCATTCCCCAGGGCCAGATGGTCGGCATCATCGGCCGCTCCGGCGCCGGCAAGTCGACGCTGCTGCGGATGATCAACCGTTTGCAGGAGCCGAGCTCCGGCTCCATTCATTTCGCCGGCGTCGAGGTCTCCGGGCTGCGCGGCCGGGCGTTGCGCAACTGGCAGCGCGACTGCGCGATGATCTTCCAGCAGTTCAACCTGGTGCCGCGCCTCGATGTTCTCACCAATGTCATGCTCGGCCGCCTCAATCACCGCTCGACGTTTCTGAGCCTGCTCAACATCTTCACCCGCGAGGAACGCGTGCACGCGATCGCAGCGCTCGAGCGCCTCGGCATCGAGCAGACGGCGCTGCAGGCGGCCGGCACGCTTTCCGGCGGCCAGCAGCAGCGCGTGGCGATCGCCCGCGCACTGATGCAGAACCCGAAGATGGTTCTCGCCGACGAGCCGATCGCCTCGCTCGATCCGCTCAATGCCAAGATCGTCATGGATGCGCTGCGCGATATCAACGAGCGCGAGGGCATCACCGTCATCACCAACCTCCACACGCTCGATACCGCCCGCAACTATTGTGAGCGCATCGTCGGCATGGCCGGCGGCCGCGTCGTCTTCGACGGCAAGCCTTCGGAGCTGACCGCGGAAGTGGTGAGGGCAATCTACGGGACAGGCAAGGATGGCGCCGGCATCGACGAAACGATGACCTCCACATCGATCAATCCAGCTCCCGAGCGGGCAGGCAATCAATCCGCCGGCACCCAGCCGCTGGCGCTGGCCGGTCTCTGA
- a CDS encoding LysR substrate-binding domain-containing protein: protein MRRGKSSPDEQEGVPKRGRLPPLSMVRAFEAVSRLGSMRRAADDLNLSHTVISRHVRNLEAWFGTRLVDAGPRGIRLTAEGRVFAETVGAAFDLIAQSTAELRPAVNRTVLRIWCVPGFATRWLTPRFNQLQLALPGIDFVMRATDLEPDFTRYEADIDIRYSEEPRGNVRWILLERPRMFPVTSPEWISRNAPIRTLDDLVRQPLIHEESRDQWRQWFRKAGFEHEVTLNGPRLWSANLTVDAAVAGQGIALATRLIAADDLRAGRLVELLETDVRLGGYYLVGPRERWNEVTSARFRAWVQQSIAETTGGHASYENGHPSR from the coding sequence TTGCGCAGAGGGAAATCATCGCCAGATGAACAGGAAGGCGTTCCGAAACGCGGACGTTTACCGCCGCTTTCCATGGTGCGTGCCTTCGAGGCGGTCAGCCGTCTGGGATCGATGCGCAGAGCCGCGGACGATCTCAATCTCAGTCATACCGTCATATCCCGTCACGTCCGCAATCTTGAAGCCTGGTTTGGCACGCGGCTTGTCGATGCCGGCCCGCGCGGCATCAGGCTGACGGCGGAAGGCAGAGTTTTTGCCGAGACGGTGGGGGCGGCTTTCGACCTCATTGCCCAATCGACGGCGGAGCTGCGTCCGGCGGTCAACCGCACGGTCTTGCGCATCTGGTGCGTGCCCGGTTTCGCGACACGGTGGCTGACGCCGCGCTTCAACCAGCTCCAGCTTGCCTTGCCCGGCATCGATTTCGTGATGCGCGCGACCGATCTCGAGCCGGATTTCACCCGCTATGAGGCCGATATCGACATCCGCTATTCCGAGGAGCCAAGGGGGAATGTCCGCTGGATCCTGCTGGAAAGGCCGCGCATGTTCCCGGTCACCAGCCCCGAATGGATCAGCCGAAACGCTCCGATACGGACCCTTGACGATCTGGTGCGTCAGCCGCTGATCCACGAGGAAAGCCGCGATCAGTGGCGGCAATGGTTTCGCAAGGCTGGCTTCGAGCATGAAGTGACGTTGAACGGTCCGCGGCTGTGGTCAGCCAATCTGACCGTCGACGCGGCGGTGGCAGGGCAAGGAATAGCGCTGGCCACCCGCCTGATCGCCGCAGATGATTTGCGCGCCGGGCGGCTCGTCGAATTGCTGGAAACCGACGTCCGGCTCGGCGGCTATTATTTGGTCGGGCCGCGGGAGCGCTGGAATGAGGTGACATCGGCCCGTTTCCGAGCATGGGTGCAGCAGTCGATCGCTGAAACCACCGGAGGTCACGCCTCTTATGAAAACGGTCATCCGAGTCGATAA